The following are from one region of the Tenacibaculum dicentrarchi genome:
- a CDS encoding nucleoside deaminase, producing MEINPFDDTYFMKQALQEAQIAFDKGEVPVGAIVVFKDKIIARAHNLTEMLTDVTAHAEMQAFTSASDFLGGKYLKDCTLYVTLEPCQMCAGASYWAQIGKIVYGASEPKLGFSVLQTKLHPKTKIVAGILEEECGFLLKKFFVEKRNLN from the coding sequence ATGGAAATAAATCCTTTTGACGATACTTATTTTATGAAACAAGCTTTGCAAGAAGCTCAAATAGCTTTCGATAAAGGCGAAGTTCCTGTAGGTGCTATTGTTGTTTTTAAAGATAAAATAATTGCCCGCGCACATAATTTAACCGAAATGCTAACCGATGTAACAGCGCATGCAGAAATGCAAGCTTTTACATCTGCATCTGATTTTTTAGGCGGAAAATATTTAAAAGATTGCACTTTATATGTAACGCTTGAACCTTGTCAGATGTGTGCGGGTGCAAGTTATTGGGCACAAATCGGGAAAATTGTGTACGGAGCTAGTGAGCCGAAATTAGGGTTTTCTGTGTTACAAACCAAGTTGCATCCTAAAACAAAAATTGTAGCGGGTATTTTAGAAGAGGAGTGTGGTT
- a CDS encoding BatD family protein: MRNTLLYIFLLIYCVGFSQSDKIQVEIDTTNIRIGEQFQYKISVNETENVIIPKLENLKGLEVVDSLKIEKINNKIIQKYILTGFDSGAFYIPQQQIFIKNQAYLTDSLLVNVATIAIDTTKAQKFPIKGIKTEGYQYNDFEQYFWWVIALLILIGALLYYFIIRKKKEIKEEIIVPLLPPYEEAIEKLQALDKKLLWQNNQTKKYYSELTNIVRGYIERELKLPALEITTDELMDVLNDFNNIKSIETDKETIDKLKKLLQESDLVKFAKSKPMDYEIEQDRKDAKSIIDNLKPKKEAIEDEVE, encoded by the coding sequence ATGAGAAATACATTACTTTACATATTCTTACTGATATATTGCGTTGGTTTTTCACAATCAGACAAAATACAGGTTGAAATTGATACTACTAATATTCGTATTGGTGAACAATTTCAATATAAAATTTCGGTGAATGAAACGGAAAATGTCATCATTCCTAAATTAGAAAACTTAAAAGGATTAGAAGTTGTTGATTCTTTAAAAATTGAAAAAATCAATAATAAAATAATTCAAAAATATATTTTAACTGGTTTTGATAGTGGAGCTTTTTACATTCCGCAACAACAAATTTTTATTAAAAATCAAGCTTATTTAACCGATAGTTTACTTGTTAACGTAGCTACAATTGCTATTGATACTACAAAAGCTCAAAAATTCCCTATCAAAGGAATCAAAACTGAAGGATATCAATATAATGATTTTGAACAGTATTTTTGGTGGGTAATAGCACTACTTATTTTAATCGGAGCACTACTCTATTATTTTATTATCAGAAAGAAAAAAGAAATTAAAGAAGAAATTATTGTTCCATTATTGCCTCCGTATGAAGAAGCTATTGAAAAATTACAAGCTTTAGATAAAAAATTATTGTGGCAAAATAATCAAACAAAAAAATATTATAGTGAACTAACAAATATTGTTAGAGGTTATATTGAAAGAGAATTAAAATTACCCGCTTTAGAAATTACAACCGATGAATTAATGGATGTTTTAAATGATTTTAACAATATAAAATCGATTGAAACAGATAAAGAAACTATCGATAAATTAAAAAAATTATTACAAGAATCTGATTTGGTAAAGTTTGCAAAATCGAAACCGATGGATTATGAAATTGAACAAGATCGTAAAGATGCTAAAAGCATTATCGATAATTTAAAACCTAAAAAAGAAGCAATAGAAGATGAAGTGGAATAA
- a CDS encoding UDP-2,3-diacylglucosamine diphosphatase has product MISINTTLNKKIYFASDQHLGAPTPEKSFPREQKFLGWLNEVKQDAEAIFLLGDLFDFWFEYKTVVPKGFVRILGKLAEIKDSGIPIYFFVGNHDLWMVDYFEKELNIPVYHKPQVFNINQKTVFIGHGDGLGPHDKGYKRMKKVFTFPMFKFMFKWLHPDIGVRIGQYMSVKNKMISGDDDAKFLGNDKEWLVQYCKRKLETKHYDYFVFGHRHLPLEIDVSKKSSEEKSTYINTGDWVKYFTYAVFENDTLSLKEYT; this is encoded by the coding sequence TTGATTTCTATAAACACTACTCTAAATAAAAAAATCTATTTTGCTTCCGATCAGCATTTGGGTGCGCCAACTCCTGAAAAAAGTTTTCCTAGAGAACAAAAATTTCTAGGTTGGTTAAACGAAGTAAAACAAGATGCCGAAGCTATTTTTTTATTAGGCGATTTATTTGATTTTTGGTTTGAATATAAAACCGTTGTTCCTAAAGGATTTGTACGTATTTTAGGAAAACTTGCCGAAATTAAAGACAGCGGAATTCCTATTTATTTTTTTGTAGGAAACCATGATTTATGGATGGTCGATTATTTTGAAAAAGAATTAAATATTCCTGTATATCATAAACCACAAGTTTTTAACATCAACCAAAAAACAGTTTTTATTGGGCATGGCGATGGTTTAGGACCTCACGACAAAGGCTATAAACGAATGAAAAAAGTATTTACTTTTCCAATGTTTAAATTTATGTTTAAATGGTTACATCCTGATATTGGCGTTCGAATTGGGCAATATATGTCGGTTAAAAACAAAATGATTTCTGGCGATGATGATGCTAAATTTTTAGGCAACGACAAAGAATGGCTAGTGCAATATTGCAAGCGTAAACTTGAAACAAAACACTACGATTATTTTGTTTTTGGACATCGTCATCTTCCGTTAGAAATTGATGTATCTAAAAAATCATCCGAAGAAAAAAGCACCTATATAAATACCGGCGATTGGGTGAAATATTTTACTTATGCTGTTTTTGAAAACGATACATTATCATTAAAAGAATATACATAA
- a CDS encoding TonB-dependent receptor — MLNYHLRKRKIQIISCFLLMILTTITSIFGQTIKGKVVDESGLGIPFVSVLKQHTVKGVSTNEQGDFSLDVEKMPVTLVFSSVGFTTLSKTITKNNYITIILKEGNVLNEIILTGNRSKPRTILDSAVPIDNVSVGELQATGQTNIDKMLMYAIPSYNASSQTVSDGTAHFDPADLRGLGPSRTLVLVNGKRKNQSALVYVNDTPGKGEVGVDMKSIPTTAIERVEVLRDGASAQYGSDAVAGVINIILKKNIKFTQVDITSGITSQGDGANVSASANHTLTFGEGGFLNASLDLSYQDKTNRAGEPGKDALFDVDNQWTKENPALGMTIGQAEMKKGAIFLNAEYPLDENTKLYAFGGFNARKGTSFALYRPPYWITNDFGLLTPKGKTYSGFQPTFETGIQDVLVTVGSKFMLGEFNADASASYGKNSVDYTIGNTINVDLGAKSPTSFDAGAYAFSNIIGNFDVSRSFGAVSIGFGLEGRQEQFEVIKGEEVSYYKSGAQSFPGLQPSNALSKTRTNIGGYSTLDWDISDNFLIGGAVRYENYSDFGGNTSWKINSRYKLGTATVLRASYGTGFRAPSLHQVYLSNVQTLISDGKISNQGTFNNVSSVIKGLGVASLFAETSKSISAGLTVKASNDFTISLDYYNVKVADRVVFSGEIGGKDDNGTPNEAVQKVLDENKVTSIKFFINAASTKTSGFDYTMRYKNIDFASGKLALNLALNVNKTKLEGEVKTPTKLSNYKNAIFNRKEQSRIISARPNTKVSFGTNYKRDKFNATINNTYFGEVTWQHASDAQKDQTFGGKILTDVSFGYELSEAISFTAQVNNLFNVYPDTIDTKGDVVTNLGGRFKYPWEVNQFGFSGTIFKAGVTFKF; from the coding sequence ATGTTAAACTACCATTTAAGGAAGCGTAAAATACAAATTATCAGTTGTTTTTTATTGATGATATTAACCACAATTACATCAATATTTGGGCAGACAATAAAAGGAAAAGTCGTAGATGAAAGCGGACTTGGGATTCCTTTTGTTAGTGTTTTAAAACAACATACTGTAAAAGGAGTAAGCACCAATGAACAAGGAGATTTTTCATTAGATGTTGAAAAAATGCCTGTTACGTTGGTTTTTTCATCGGTAGGATTTACCACTTTAAGCAAAACAATCACTAAAAATAATTATATCACAATTATTTTAAAGGAAGGAAATGTTTTAAATGAAATTATTTTAACAGGAAACCGATCAAAACCACGAACAATTTTAGATTCCGCTGTACCAATCGATAATGTTAGCGTAGGCGAATTACAAGCAACAGGGCAAACAAATATTGATAAAATGTTAATGTATGCAATACCTTCATATAATGCAAGTAGTCAAACCGTTTCAGATGGAACAGCACATTTTGACCCAGCCGATTTAAGAGGTTTAGGACCTAGTAGAACCTTGGTTTTAGTAAACGGAAAACGTAAAAATCAAAGTGCCTTAGTGTATGTAAACGATACGCCTGGTAAAGGTGAAGTTGGTGTGGATATGAAAAGTATTCCAACCACAGCGATTGAACGAGTAGAGGTATTACGTGACGGTGCATCGGCACAATACGGGTCGGATGCTGTTGCAGGAGTTATCAATATTATTTTAAAGAAAAATATCAAATTTACACAAGTCGATATTACTTCAGGAATTACTAGCCAAGGCGATGGAGCAAATGTTTCGGCATCAGCGAATCATACGCTTACCTTTGGCGAAGGAGGTTTTTTAAATGCGTCGCTTGATTTGAGTTATCAAGATAAAACAAACAGAGCAGGTGAACCAGGAAAAGACGCTTTATTTGACGTAGATAATCAATGGACAAAAGAAAATCCTGCTTTAGGAATGACTATCGGACAGGCAGAAATGAAAAAAGGGGCAATTTTTTTAAATGCTGAATATCCTTTAGATGAAAATACCAAATTATATGCTTTTGGAGGTTTTAACGCCAGAAAAGGAACAAGTTTTGCCTTGTATCGTCCGCCCTATTGGATTACCAATGATTTTGGTTTATTAACGCCAAAAGGAAAAACATACAGCGGTTTTCAGCCTACTTTTGAAACAGGAATTCAAGATGTTTTAGTTACCGTAGGAAGTAAATTTATGTTAGGCGAATTCAATGCCGATGCAAGTGCGAGTTACGGTAAAAATTCGGTAGATTACACCATCGGAAATACCATTAATGTTGATTTAGGAGCAAAAAGCCCTACTTCTTTTGATGCAGGAGCCTATGCTTTTAGCAATATTATTGGAAACTTTGATGTAAGTCGTTCTTTTGGAGCTGTAAGTATTGGTTTCGGACTTGAAGGTCGTCAAGAACAATTCGAGGTTATTAAAGGAGAAGAAGTTTCTTATTATAAAAGTGGTGCACAATCTTTTCCAGGATTACAACCAAGTAATGCTTTAAGTAAAACAAGAACAAATATTGGTGGTTACTCCACTTTAGATTGGGATATTTCAGATAATTTTTTAATTGGTGGTGCGGTTCGTTATGAAAATTATTCAGATTTTGGAGGCAATACTTCTTGGAAAATTAATTCAAGATATAAACTAGGAACTGCAACAGTTTTACGAGCGTCTTACGGAACAGGATTTAGAGCACCATCGTTACATCAGGTATATTTAAGCAATGTACAAACCTTAATTTCTGATGGGAAAATTTCTAATCAAGGAACATTTAACAATGTAAGTTCGGTAATTAAAGGATTAGGCGTTGCCTCTTTATTTGCAGAAACCTCTAAAAGTATTTCGGCAGGTTTAACGGTAAAAGCATCGAACGATTTTACAATTTCGTTAGATTATTACAATGTTAAAGTAGCCGATAGAGTTGTTTTTTCAGGAGAAATTGGCGGGAAAGATGACAACGGAACGCCAAATGAAGCCGTACAAAAAGTATTAGACGAAAATAAGGTAACGAGTATCAAATTTTTTATCAATGCGGCATCTACGAAAACTTCAGGTTTTGATTATACGATGCGTTATAAAAATATTGATTTTGCTTCAGGAAAATTAGCCTTAAATTTAGCTTTAAACGTGAATAAAACCAAATTAGAAGGCGAGGTAAAAACGCCTACTAAATTATCAAATTATAAAAACGCTATTTTTAATAGAAAAGAGCAGTCAAGAATTATTAGTGCCCGACCAAATACCAAAGTTTCTTTTGGTACAAATTATAAACGCGATAAATTTAATGCCACTATAAACAACACTTATTTTGGTGAAGTAACTTGGCAACATGCTTCGGATGCTCAAAAAGACCAAACCTTTGGTGGTAAAATTTTAACTGATGTATCTTTCGGATATGAGCTTTCAGAGGCAATTTCATTTACAGCACAAGTAAATAATTTATTCAATGTGTACCCAGATACTATTGATACAAAAGGCGATGTTGTAACAAATTTAGGCGGTCGTTTTAAATATCCTTGGGAAGTAAATCAGTTTGGCTTTAGCGGAACAATTTTTAAAGCAGGCGTAACTTTTAAGTTTTAA
- a CDS encoding vWA domain-containing protein — MKWNNFEFHNPEFLWLLILIPLLAFWNFYSRKKDSAQLTISSVKGFKINGGILPKLKPLLYIFRLLALACLIVGLARPRNVAVSKKTKSNKGIDIVMAIDVSASMLAKDLKPNRLEALKKVAVDFVNQRPNDRIGIVVYAGESFTQTPITSDKSIVKRTISEIKWGQLDGGTAIGMGLGSAVNRLKESKAKSKVIILLTDGVNNAGFVDPNTATELAKGNGIKVYTIGIGTNGMAPFPWAKDPRTGKISFRNQQVEIDEKLLKNIAKETDGKYFRATDNSKLKAIYSEINKLEKTKIEEFKYYNYTENYRIFVCIAGIFLLLEFLLKNTLFKSFI, encoded by the coding sequence ATGAAGTGGAATAACTTTGAGTTTCATAATCCTGAATTTTTATGGTTGCTAATATTGATACCTTTATTGGCTTTTTGGAATTTTTATTCTAGAAAAAAAGACAGCGCACAATTAACCATTTCAAGTGTAAAAGGATTTAAAATAAATGGCGGAATTTTACCAAAACTAAAACCATTATTATATATTTTCAGATTACTTGCATTAGCTTGTTTAATAGTTGGTTTAGCAAGACCTAGAAATGTAGCTGTTAGTAAAAAAACCAAATCGAATAAAGGAATTGATATTGTTATGGCAATTGATGTATCTGCAAGTATGTTGGCAAAAGATTTAAAACCAAATCGATTAGAAGCGCTGAAAAAAGTCGCTGTTGATTTTGTTAATCAAAGACCAAATGACAGAATCGGAATTGTAGTTTATGCAGGTGAAAGTTTTACTCAAACACCTATTACTAGCGATAAATCAATTGTAAAAAGAACAATTTCAGAAATAAAATGGGGTCAATTAGATGGCGGAACAGCTATTGGAATGGGCCTAGGTTCTGCCGTAAATCGATTAAAAGAAAGTAAGGCTAAAAGTAAAGTGATTATCCTTTTAACCGATGGCGTAAATAATGCTGGTTTTGTAGACCCAAATACCGCAACCGAACTAGCAAAAGGAAACGGAATTAAAGTATATACAATTGGTATTGGTACAAATGGAATGGCTCCTTTTCCTTGGGCAAAAGACCCTAGAACAGGAAAAATTTCTTTTAGAAATCAACAAGTAGAAATAGACGAAAAGCTATTAAAAAACATAGCAAAAGAAACAGATGGTAAATACTTTAGAGCAACCGACAACTCTAAATTAAAAGCCATTTATAGCGAAATAAATAAGCTTGAAAAAACAAAAATAGAAGAATTTAAATATTATAATTATACCGAAAATTACAGAATATTCGTATGTATTGCAGGTATCTTTTTATTATTAGAATTTTTATTAAAAAACACACTATTTAAAAGTTTTATATAA
- a CDS encoding DUF58 domain-containing protein codes for MDTKELLKKVRKIEIKTRRLSNHIFGGEYHSTFKGRGMTFSEVRQYQYGDDIRAIDWNVTARYNEAHIKVFEEERELTMMLLVDVSGSESFGTSEQFKKDTVTEIAATLAFSATKNNDNVGLILFSDKMELYIPPKKGKSHVLRIIRELIEFKPESKQTNINEALKFLSSITKKKAIVFVLSDFMDDDYERTLKLVGKKHDITGIRIYDKHDEEIPNLGMVPMQDAETGNIHLVNTSSKSVRNQYKENALRLADYFETSFKKSGSGTINSRVDESYVKKLLGYFKRK; via the coding sequence ATGGACACTAAAGAATTACTAAAAAAAGTTCGTAAAATAGAAATTAAGACACGTAGGTTGTCTAATCATATTTTTGGAGGAGAATACCACTCAACTTTTAAAGGGCGTGGTATGACTTTTTCTGAAGTACGCCAATATCAATATGGTGATGATATTAGAGCTATTGATTGGAATGTTACCGCACGTTATAACGAAGCTCATATTAAAGTTTTTGAAGAAGAACGTGAGCTAACTATGATGTTACTTGTTGATGTTTCTGGTTCTGAATCTTTTGGTACTTCTGAGCAATTTAAAAAAGATACCGTTACCGAAATTGCTGCAACACTAGCATTTTCTGCTACCAAAAATAACGATAACGTAGGTTTGATTTTATTTTCTGACAAAATGGAACTTTATATTCCTCCTAAAAAAGGAAAAAGTCATGTATTGCGAATTATTCGAGAATTAATCGAATTTAAACCAGAAAGCAAACAAACAAATATTAATGAGGCTTTAAAGTTTTTATCAAGCATCACCAAAAAGAAAGCCATTGTTTTTGTGCTTTCTGATTTTATGGATGATGATTATGAACGTACTTTAAAACTTGTTGGTAAAAAACACGATATAACTGGTATCAGAATTTATGATAAACATGATGAAGAAATTCCTAATTTAGGAATGGTTCCAATGCAAGATGCTGAAACAGGAAATATTCATTTAGTAAATACAAGTTCTAAATCTGTTAGAAATCAATACAAAGAAAATGCTTTACGTTTAGCCGATTATTTTGAAACATCTTTTAAGAAAAGTGGCTCAGGAACGATTAATAGTCGAGTAGATGAAAGCTATGTAAAAAAATTATTAGGCTATTTTAAACGAAAATAA
- a CDS encoding AAA family ATPase, whose translation MDVDVRAINEKVERESAFVDVLTNEMNKVIVGQKHMIERLLIGLLGNGHILLEGVPGLAKTLAINTLSKAVQGSFSRIQFTPDLLPADIVGTMIYNVKQNEFTIKKGPIFANFVLADEINRAPAKVQSALLEAMQERQITIGDETFKLQEPFLVMATQNPVEQEGTYTLPEAQIDRFMLKTVIDYPKIEDEQLIMRQNLNGSFGKVNPVISVEDILRARKITNEVYMDEKIERYILDIIFATRYPERYNLEKLKPLISFGASPRGSINLAKAAKCYAFIKRRGYVIPEDVRAIVHDVLRHRVGITYEAEAENITSLDIIDAIINEVQVP comes from the coding sequence ATGGATGTAGATGTAAGAGCTATTAATGAAAAGGTCGAAAGAGAAAGTGCCTTTGTTGATGTATTAACAAATGAAATGAATAAAGTCATTGTTGGGCAAAAACATATGATTGAACGATTACTTATAGGACTTCTTGGTAACGGACATATTTTATTAGAAGGAGTACCTGGTTTAGCAAAAACGCTTGCCATTAATACTTTATCTAAAGCTGTACAAGGCAGTTTTAGTCGTATTCAATTTACACCCGATTTATTACCTGCCGATATTGTAGGAACAATGATTTACAACGTAAAACAAAATGAGTTTACCATTAAAAAAGGACCCATTTTTGCCAACTTTGTATTAGCTGATGAAATTAACCGTGCGCCCGCTAAGGTACAATCTGCATTATTAGAAGCAATGCAAGAGCGTCAAATTACTATTGGTGATGAAACTTTTAAGTTACAAGAACCATTTTTAGTAATGGCAACACAAAACCCCGTAGAACAAGAAGGAACATATACACTTCCTGAAGCTCAAATTGACCGTTTTATGTTAAAAACAGTTATTGATTATCCAAAAATTGAAGACGAACAATTAATTATGCGTCAAAATTTAAACGGAAGTTTTGGAAAAGTAAATCCTGTAATTTCTGTAGAAGATATTTTAAGAGCTCGTAAAATTACAAATGAAGTATATATGGACGAGAAAATTGAAAGATATATTCTTGATATTATTTTTGCAACTCGTTATCCTGAAAGATATAATTTAGAAAAATTAAAACCATTAATTAGTTTTGGAGCTTCACCTCGTGGAAGTATCAACTTAGCTAAAGCAGCTAAATGTTACGCTTTTATTAAACGAAGAGGTTATGTAATTCCTGAAGATGTTCGTGCAATTGTACACGATGTATTACGTCATAGAGTTGGAATTACTTATGAAGCAGAAGCAGAAAATATTACTTCGCTTGATATTATTGATGCTATAATTAATGAAGTACAAGTGCCTTAA
- a CDS encoding tetratricopeptide repeat protein, protein MKQPKNILFLLFILITIQISAQIDTLKLQRESRALLRQGNKLYNKQKFDDASILYRKALDKNSTYDKASYNFGNTLYQQKKYKEAVEQFELTTKTATDKLSKAAAYHNIGNAMMEQKQYQPAIDAYKNALRKNPNDDETRYNLAIAKKKLKKEQQDKKNNKDNKDKKDDKENKDKDKKDKDKKGDDKDKKDKKEDDKNKEKEKDKDKEKEGEDKEKKEQEKNQNKKDNQKKDDKKPQPKQAKMSPQQMKQLLESLNNEEKKTQKKMNVKKSKGKKIKQEKDW, encoded by the coding sequence ATGAAACAACCAAAAAATATACTATTCTTATTATTTATACTGATAACAATACAAATATCAGCACAAATAGACACGTTAAAATTACAGCGAGAATCAAGGGCATTATTACGCCAAGGAAACAAGCTTTACAACAAGCAAAAGTTTGATGATGCTAGTATTTTATATCGTAAAGCATTAGATAAAAATAGTACGTACGATAAAGCAAGTTATAATTTTGGTAATACTTTATATCAGCAAAAAAAATATAAAGAAGCAGTAGAACAATTTGAACTTACCACAAAAACAGCGACTGATAAATTATCAAAAGCAGCAGCATATCATAATATAGGAAATGCTATGATGGAGCAAAAACAGTATCAACCTGCTATTGATGCTTATAAAAATGCCTTACGTAAAAATCCGAATGACGATGAAACACGTTATAACCTTGCTATTGCTAAAAAGAAATTAAAGAAAGAACAGCAAGATAAAAAGAATAACAAAGACAATAAGGATAAGAAAGACGACAAAGAAAATAAAGACAAGGATAAAAAAGATAAAGACAAAAAAGGCGACGACAAAGATAAAAAGGATAAGAAAGAAGACGATAAAAATAAAGAGAAAGAAAAGGACAAAGACAAGGAGAAAGAAGGCGAAGATAAAGAGAAAAAAGAGCAAGAGAAGAATCAGAATAAAAAAGATAATCAGAAAAAAGACGATAAAAAGCCACAGCCTAAACAAGCAAAAATGTCTCCTCAGCAAATGAAACAATTGTTGGAAAGTTTAAATAATGAAGAGAAGAAGACTCAAAAGAAAATGAATGTGAAAAAATCGAAAGGAAAAAAAATAAAACAAGAAAAAGATTGGTAA
- a CDS encoding vWA domain-containing protein: protein MLYRLEEPIYFWLFAIIPILIIVFLFVLWWKKRTQKKFTNAKMLAKIAPNSSTFKSVLKLIFFLIGISFLIVSLVNPKMGTKLKTVKREGVDVVFALDVSKSMLAEDIAPNRLEKSKQIISKIIDKLGSDRVGIIIYAGNAYPLLPITTDHASAKMFLQNANPDMVSSQGTAINEALNLAKTYYNNDEQTNRFLIIISDGEDHQEETKQLAQNISNDGVKVYTIGVGTEKGAPIPIKRNGALVGYKKDNQGQTVITKRKSDVLQDIAEASEGKYIDGNKTSNPVNAIEKIITNAQKSEFETKQFSDYKDQFQWFLGIGLLFLIIDLFFFERKTKWVKKADLFNEKES from the coding sequence ATGTTATACAGATTAGAAGAACCGATATATTTTTGGCTATTTGCAATTATTCCGATATTAATTATTGTTTTCTTATTTGTTTTATGGTGGAAAAAACGCACTCAAAAAAAATTTACTAACGCTAAAATGTTAGCTAAAATCGCACCTAATTCATCTACTTTTAAATCGGTTTTAAAATTGATTTTCTTCTTAATAGGAATCTCTTTTTTAATTGTTTCGTTAGTAAATCCTAAAATGGGAACAAAACTGAAAACCGTAAAAAGAGAAGGTGTTGATGTGGTTTTTGCTTTGGATGTTTCTAAAAGTATGTTAGCAGAAGATATTGCTCCAAACAGGTTAGAAAAATCAAAACAAATCATTTCAAAAATTATTGATAAATTAGGTAGCGACAGAGTTGGTATTATTATTTATGCAGGAAATGCGTATCCGTTATTGCCAATTACTACAGACCATGCATCAGCTAAAATGTTTTTACAAAATGCCAATCCTGATATGGTTTCAAGCCAAGGAACAGCAATAAATGAAGCCTTAAATTTAGCTAAAACCTATTATAATAATGATGAACAAACCAATCGTTTTTTAATTATTATTTCTGATGGAGAAGACCATCAAGAAGAAACAAAACAACTTGCTCAAAATATTTCAAATGATGGCGTAAAAGTATATACCATTGGTGTTGGAACAGAAAAAGGAGCTCCAATTCCTATAAAAAGAAACGGTGCATTAGTTGGTTATAAAAAAGATAATCAAGGACAAACGGTTATTACCAAAAGAAAATCGGATGTTTTACAAGATATTGCCGAAGCTTCGGAAGGAAAATATATCGATGGAAATAAAACGTCAAATCCTGTAAATGCTATCGAAAAAATTATAACAAATGCTCAAAAAAGTGAATTTGAAACCAAACAATTTTCTGATTATAAAGATCAGTTTCAATGGTTTTTAGGAATCGGTTTACTATTTTTAATTATCGATTTATTTTTCTTCGAAAGAAAAACAAAATGGGTTAAAAAAGCAGATTTGTTTAACGAAAAAGAGTCGTAA